AGAGACGAGCGAAAATGATGTTTTTACTGTGCATTTACAATAAATAGTACTTTGGAATGTTATTTCAAATGCAAAATGAACAACTACAATGCAAACTATTAATATTAAAGACATAACACATttgcaataataaaacaacaaagtatccctaaaaaaaaaatctaagccTATTCATGACCTGAAATGTTGTACATGCTTCACGGCCAGTTCAGTTCAAGCTTCCGTCCAAAACTTTAGCACCAACCGGACCTACCATTCCATACGTTTGAAATGAGGTTTACTGTTCATTAGATCAGTTTGTCTGATCGATCGGATCTTATGTGCAGCCAAATCTTCAGCAAACAGTCTACTTGAGTCACAGCTGCTCACGAGTCTCCGGTCATGATGGAGATGAACTCCTCTTGATTAACTGAAAGACAGTACAAGAACAAATGTGATCACTTAAATTCACTTTGCTTTTAACCTACTTGTTCACAGCACAGACAATTAATATTTTGCTGATTAAATTACATATCATAGCTCTTCACAACGCCAAAGGACACACAAACAGCTTTCAACTCAGCCTTCATTTCCACTGTTCCCATTTTTGTTGGCTGCAATACATTAATTTGCTGGGTCTTAATTGAGAAAAGCACTTTGGGCCAACTGGGAAAAGCACAGTAATTACTTCCATTCATCAGAGGCAATAAAAATAGCACTTTGTTCCTCTCCCTAGATAAAAATCCAGCAACTTACTCTCTCCGTCCCCATCGGTGTCAAATTCATCAATCATGGCTCGCAGGTCTTCGTCGCTCATGTCTTCGCCCAGTTCACGAGCAACTCGCCGAAGGTTTCTCAGGCTTATCTTTCCCGTTTCATCATCATCGAACAGTTTAAACGCCTTCATTATTTCCTCTTTTGGGTCTCGCTCCAATATCAtgtctgtcactttaagagaaTGATATTACTGTCTGGAGTATAAACGCTAATGAAGTATTCACACAAAGCAAGCAGAATATTTATTATGTTACATACATTTATGTGCTCCAGATTTCAGCAGTATCATTCCTGCGAAGCATTTCGTAGTCTAGGCCTATTGATGAGTAGTGAACTTAACTTACCCACTTCTTTGAAATCTTCAAAAGTTATTTTCCCAGTTCCTTCTCTGTCGTAGTCTTTTAAGATCTTCAACACGTCTACTTTCTTCACCTCAAAACCCAGAGCTCTCATCGCCACCTGGAACACAAATTTTAAATATCAGCATTTTAGAGCTACTGTTGTTGATTTTTAaaaggtgcactatgtaagattttttttgttcaaaattaacaataatCTACATAAATCTATacaatccttcttccaaaacgtgtttttgtcttaccctaattcactatggtaagtgtttatatttcagACCAGGTGGGATGCTTTTCGCACGAAATTGTGTATACATTACTCATCCGTGTGTCTCATTATATccataaatagagaaaagttgctcctgCTACTTTGATGCATGTGGGAGTGGCATTGGTTAGTTGTCACAACAAgcgagaaaggttgacatggagcagcTAAATCTCCAACCTCTGGGAATcggccatttaaaaaaaaaaaaacgctggcaaaaagagaatgcGACAGAGcccgtaataaaacaagaatcaacattgctTGGCTTTTCAGTGATAGCGAGAagtgagggatttgaaatgatGGCATTTATATTGCGcaacaggtgagtaaggtattttattgaacagacaAATTGCCATATGTATCTCTCTAACAGAGTtaattgtaaagcattatctactgtgaagggtcatttcattatggCTGTTGTAGCGCTGGAATTAATTTTTAAGGAAGAACAGTGTCTATTAATGGGTAAAGCTACAGTAacgtcttcagctagtcagcttcAGATCCTTTCCATATAAACTGGTTATATGTCTTAAGCCTAGTAGTGAatattttatgagcagtaggataaATCGAGGAATTAGGGTCTTATGTAGcgaatcggtcattttctaaaatatatatatattttagaaaatgaccgattatactttataaatatatactttttaaccacaagtgctcatcttgcactgctctgcgttgtgccacgcattacataatcacgttggaaaggtcacgcgtgacgtagagGGAAGTACAGAGCAAGTGCttacaaagtgaacgtgcaaagactaagtcaaacggcccgtgcaaaaaaaaaaaaaaaaaaattgaagttggaggagaaaattagatggatttttcgccctaccgcaaTATTTCCACCTATGTCATgtgtgaccttttcaacgtgaTTACACAATGcgtggtgcatcgcagagcagtgcaagacaagcttttggtttgtttttttaagctagataagacccttattcctcgtctgggatcgtgtagagccctttgaagctgcactgaaactgcaatttggaccttcaacccgttggtagccgttgaagtccactatatggagaaaaatcctggaatgttttcctcaaaaaccttaatttcttttcaactgaagaaagaaagacataaacagtgaactaatccttgaaCAAAGAACTTACAGTTTAAAGTCAACCTTAAAACAAGTCAGAAAATAAAGCCACTACAACCCTGTGCTATGTgcactaaatatatatatatatatataaaatattgcatGAACAAAAGTGGGATCTAGTGAAAGTATCAGAAACTTTTCATAAAAGAAAATGAATTATAGTATGTGTTATTGAAAAATATTGATATGAATTACttatatattcatataacatTCTTTGTTTTGCATTGATATGACACTTCCATTTGCCAAGGGTAATCTGTTCaaatttctcaaaatatttcttaaatagaTGAACATTTCCAAATATAATGAATAGCCGTTTTGGAAATAAGATATTTACCTTTAATTCATGATAATCTATTTCTTTATCCTTGTCTGTGTCAAAGAGCTCGAATGCCTCCTTGATCTCATCCTTCTGCTCCTCTGTAAGTTCCCTCCTTTTCTTCCTTTTGCTCTTATCAGCAGTTAGGTCAGTCCTAAGGGCACAAAAGTGTGGAAATCAATCATCTCATTCATTCTGATCTTCCATTAGTTTAGATACCATTCAGTCACATACAGACTTGCTACCTGCCCCCCTAGACAGCATTTTGAGGTCTCATAGAACATGTATATGATTATGTCAGGTGGGTAATCAGGATTATGAATATATATGGGATTCATAAAGCAATAAAATGAAGGACATGCGTGCTGGTTCTCTTGTTTGTAAAGCAAtatgacttattttttttaataaaacgttCTCCATTTATTATATGtataatcattttattattataatcacTATTATTACTATCAATAATCAAAACTGTGTCAACAATTCACATGCACTGGCTAGCaatgctcaacacaccagcagctgGTCTCTAAATACACAGCAAACGACTAAACACCTCATAATTACCTCAGAGACAGACTCATTTTTGCAGTTTGGCAATAAATTCGCTGATATTGAAACCCAAATCCGTACAACAAGATTAGAGTTCGGCTTCAACAGTCCTGCTAATCCCGAACACAGAGACGCCAAGCACAGCGCGTTGCTAGTTGATTTTCAAGGAAACGTTTCCCATTGGCTGCCGCAGTCTGAGCGTCAAAATGACGATACTTGTGATTGGTTGTTTGGAAACAGATTTGCGTTGGAGCCTGTCTCGGTCTGGAATGGGCGGTCTTAATGATGGCGGCGGCACCTCCTACATACAGAAAGAAAATGCAAACCTGAATAAGCCTAAAGTACTCAATGTTCACATCGCTGGAAAGATTTTAGCCATTGTTTCAGCTTTGTAGAGAAAAATGTGAGTTCTGATTGCCATTTCATTGGTTTCTGATTCATAACTTTCAAAGTTTGTTTGTATAATGACATTAGGATTAACAGCTGTTTGAGAAGCCTGACCCCGAATTATCGCACAATAGGTCATATGTGATAATATCATAGTATGCATAAACATTTGAGTTTCTTTAAGAGATATACATGGTCTCATCAtatgaaaacagttcatatttgtCTTAATAGTCTTAGACATTtagacagttcacccaaaaacggtcttcgtttatcttcggaacacaaattaagatattaaacatatttaaatcagttcatgtgagtacagtggttctaccttaatattataaagcgacgagaatactttttgtgcgccaaaccCCGACTTTTTCTACAATATCTAGTGacggctgatttcaaaacactccttcgaagctttacaaagctTCGGAGCCGTCAGAggtgtaaatgtaattagttactgtacttaaagggttagttcacccaaaaatgaaaattctgtcatttattacttaccctcatgccgttccacacccataacacctttgttaatcttcggaacacaaattgagatattttagttgaaatccgatggctccgtgaggcctccatagggagcaatgacacttcctctctcaagatccattaatgtattaaaaacatatttaaatcggttcatgtgagtacagtggttcaatattaatattataaagcgacgagaatatttttggtgcgccaaaaaaaacaaaataacgacttatttagtgatggccgatttcaaaacactgcttcaggaagcttcggagcataatgaatcagtgtatgtTTCGATGTAGGGTatcagtacttttactcaatGTATttaggtactctttacacctctggaagcagtgttttgatatTGGCCATCACtacatattgttgaaaagtcgttattttgggggggggtttgccgcacaaaaaatattctcgttgctttataatattaaggtagatccactgtactcacatgaactattttaaatatgttttgtacctttctggatcttgagaggttcggtgacactgctggcaatagaggcctcacatcggattttatcaaaaatatcttaatttgtgttccgaagatgaacgaaggtcttatgggtgtagaacgacatgagggtgagtaataaatgacattattttcatttttgggtgaactaaccctttaagttaagCGTTCAATGACAcctaaatatataaattcacTCACTTCCTTGATTTCCTTTTggtcagttttgattttaaATACATCCAGCGCTTttgttctttaatgaaaaacacattgATACTGTTTTGTTGTAATTTAAAGTTAAACAGCCAAATGAGAAGTTTCTGCTGTTACATAAATAATTGTGTCATCTGCATACATTTGACAACTGACCTCCTTGCAActttcagataaatcatttatatttatatataaacagaAAAGCAAAGGACCCAATATTGATCCTTGTGGTACACCGTTTGCATTTTTGATTGAATTTTACACATTGCTGTCTACAAACCAGGTATGATTTGAACCAGTTTAAAGATTGTTGAGAAAAGTTCATTTGTTTCAGTTTATGAGTACTTCATGATTCACAGTATTATAAgcttttatttatgtatatggCATGATGTAATATAATACAGGGTAATAGTAATAGTTTAGAAACTGAAGTGATGTTGCCAAACATAAATTGATATAATATAAGtaatattgattaaaattaaagtaattatatatgacaaataattaaatattacatatagGCCTAATCGTtgctgttaatattattattgtatgtaatataaacattaaataaatgtaaatgcaatatACATTTATGATAATAATGTATAAACGTCAATAAATATAGGAATTGTTGCAATATTTAAGTAATCAAAATGTACTAAAACTCTGGTGACGTAACAGtgtcttttatttaatttttacctTCTGTTGCTATTCataaacataattattattGATGATATTTAACAGCAATTTGTTTAATGCTTATCCTCAGTTTAGTAATTGCAGTCAACCACCAATAGAGGACGCCCTACACCATGACAAAACTGACATGGATCCTTTCTATATCCAGTTTGAACAGCAACAGGAAATACAAGTAACTCTTTTTAGacttttcacacacacacacacacaaaaatggtttTGTGtagttaatttaatattatagaATATTAGTATTCTCTTGCTCTAAAAGCATGATCAGTGGCAATATCTTTACAGCATGTTTAAGGAAGTTAGATGGGTGGCTCCCAAACCACATCCTCTGATGAGTGCAAAATGTGTCTCTGGTCTCATGAGGCTGTTGTGGGTTCAAGCTTGAAAGGTCCCAAGGTCATAAAACCACACCCTAATAGGCTCAGTCCTGGACAGAAGTAAAACAGATTAATCCTGTGAGGTGCACTGATCAACGTTAAAGAAATAGGCATAAGGTCAAGTGTAAACTTTATCTTGCATGATGAGTATatacttgttttttgttttggttttttttgatCCAGGAAGAACAAATGCACCAAATGGAGCCAAGTTTACTTGTAATAGTTTAAAAAACCAAAAACGAACCCATCATTTCATCATTAACGTGGAATGCGGCAGTTCTTTTTTTAAGCGGACTGCATGATTTAGAGCACTTGGAACCATAAAAGTCTTCCGTGACAACAAAGATTACCTCTTGGCAACCGCTGACATTAGATAGGTGTCGTATTAAGAAACAACAGGACTGTTCACATGCTCGCTAATCATTACTCATATGAGGTGTGAGCGGTAGCTGGCAATGCAGCTTTTGAACAATTTCCATGTAAGCTGATCTCTTGCATGCACGCCAACACAAGGAAGAGGGTTTCAGAAAGTGACGTCTATCTCAAGCATGGTTCTGTTAGTACAGATCAATGGCTATGAGTTAAATAGAACAGAGTTTGTGTATCCCATGAAGCAAGTCTGTGCCTATTGGACGGAGCTGGTCACGTGACAGTCCATTCATTAGCCTACTTGTGCCCGTCACGGTGCAGTGTCTTAGTCATAAGGACCCTCGAATGCCTGGACCATCTGGacttgtttgtgttttgttagaTGGTTGTGATGTTGTGTATTAAACAGAAtaaccattttaaaatatcttccgAGTATAAATTAATTTCACATAGATTTACCTGTCATTTTAAGCTCACTCCTATGGTTTACTCTGCTTGACCCTGTTTTATAGTGTGATGTTGTTGTGTGTGAGTTTGTAATGCATCGGTGGGGGAGGTTTGACTAGCTTTGACTGGCTCATGCTGAACAAAAGCAGATGAGGAACTACTGTGATGCTGCCGAGGCTGGAGAGATCTAGTTCAGACCGGTAGCTGGGTGCTGGCTTCAACACTGAAGGGTTCTTTGGCGGTgggagggttttttttt
This genomic stretch from Megalobrama amblycephala isolate DHTTF-2021 linkage group LG2, ASM1881202v1, whole genome shotgun sequence harbors:
- the cetn3 gene encoding centrin-3, with protein sequence MSLSLRTDLTADKSKRKKRRELTEEQKDEIKEAFELFDTDKDKEIDYHELKVAMRALGFEVKKVDVLKILKDYDREGTGKITFEDFKEVVTDMILERDPKEEIMKAFKLFDDDETGKISLRNLRRVARELGEDMSDEDLRAMIDEFDTDGDGEINQEEFISIMTGDS